The genome window GGCaatttatttgtgtttattttcgGCATTCGTTTTTCACCGAGTTCTTTTCACTTCTTTGTCGATATTTTTCAGGAGCCGAGCCCCGACCCTCGGAGCATTGAGATGATTAAGTGTTCGCCGGCAGGGCAAGTATTAATAAACTTGTGGCACACACTTTTCCAGCGCAAGCGGAAAAGCGTGTTTTTGTGCGGCAAAGGAATGACCACCGAGTCACAGAAACGGCTTGTAAAGGGAGCGacaatataatttaaatttatttaacaacCGACTTGTTAAAACCGTAAAGCGAGAGGGATGGGTTCGGGTCTAGTGGGAAGTGCACCACAACAGCATTAAGTAGCTCATTAAATTTCCTTAACCAACAACAGAACACAACACAAACAAGCCACTGGCAGACCAACTGacttttcgtttcgtttttattttgtaagTAGGAAATATTATAGTAGAAAAACGGCGCCAAAAGAAATGAAATCGCCTGAGAAAGTGGAGTGGGCGGATGTGGGGGCGTGGCGGCGGACAGCCTCAAAGCGAGCGAGCTGTAAAAAACGCCGTAAGTGTATTTTTATTGCgtataaaatgcattttgcaATGCCACACAAAATTCAAGTGGTGTGCGTTCTGAACGGAAGTTACGACCAGCGAGCTAGGACCacaagcaaacacacacacgcacacatacagacacacaggCGGTTTGTGGCTGTGGTGGTGAGTGCGCTTATGTGTGCGCCACGAAATCTTGATGTCGGAAGTTATGGACTACGAAATCAAGGAAATCGCAGGAAATTTCTTACTCCAGCtattgcattttttaaataatattcatGTGGAGCAGGGCAATCAAGCGGAAGTAACATAAAtgaacaaatatataaatatttattgttattaagaATTTAGTTAACACTGCGCAAGTAACAAGTTATTAATCGTCTGAGTGAGCCTGAACTGAAATGTGTAACTTTAATGATATTTTTACAAAACACGAAATATTTAAACctttaataatacaaaaaaaaacataagaaAACACCACCCAAACACTTAAGTGCGTACCAAATATTCAAGATGTACATTACTTACACTCAAGTCAACAGCAGAACTTAATCATACTTTCCCCAAAGCAAACTGCTTCAGCCAGTGCAAATACCCCAGTAAAGAAAACAAACGAGTTGCCAAGCAATGATTGCTCAGCATTGCTACTTGTTGTTAAATATGTtgcacaaacaaacaacattCATTACCCCGGCAAGTGGGTTTTGTGCGGAGGGAGTGGGGCAGAAATGAAGGATCGCTACGTGAACGCTGGGAAATTGGCTGCGCAGCTTAAAAATCGGAGGGTATTGGCGAAAGGTTAAAGCTAAACGCGGGACACGAAGTCTGAAAGGTTGCGGTGATGGAGTCGCGATTTACACCTTGTTTAAGTTCAATGTTTACTCAAACGAGGGTTACCcagtgcgtatgcgtgataAATATGCTAATGCTTATCCTTTGGGCGTGCTTAATGTCGATCATGTTcaatgaataaaaacaaatgggTATCCATTTGGTATGATTTACGGATTACGCATTTCTCTTGGAGTAATCAATGAATATTAAACAATCGCCCTCGACTAATACTCATCTACATGTATTGATTTGACAAAATACTAAATATGTATTAACGTGCAAATGTATAAtccataaatatatattaagggtcggataataataataaaactcTACTGAGCGCACCGCTCAGTCGGAGTAGTAAGCATAACATTTAACCGAGTGTGTGGTCCAAATCCAATTGAGCCACTGGTTACACAGTGCGTATGGGTAATATAAATCCAGTGCTCTACGATGTGGGCAGCCTGCGACTTTAAGTTATGCAtaagtttgtttttttatgtCCTTTTCCGACACTCTTTTCGAGCactattaattataattttttctcCGGCTATTCTGgcaacatatgtatgtatgggcACGGACAGGGGTGTCGgccaaacatttttaaaattatatgtaTCAAAAAGAGGGGGAGCGAGCAGACACGGACACGGATACAGACACGCTCACATGTGCCGGAAATTGGCGCACACCTTGCAGCCATGCAGTGGCAGGAATTTTTTCCATAAGCATCATAAAACCAGGACTGACCGGACGATGGTCAGGCCATTGGGTACATGGTATGGCGGCGTAAACGGGGCTGGGGCGGCTCAGCATGCggaaattataatttatagcTGTGAGCTGCGGATGCCAGAGCTTCACAGTGATTTTTTTACCCTTAGCCCTTGCGACGAGGGCTTTCTTCCCAGAACCGACTTTAAAATCGCTGCAACTTTGGCATTAATTGAAGTTGGCCATCGAGGTTGAAAGCCCACTCGAGCATGAATCAGCGTCTATGGGATGGCAGTTTTCAAGTGTTGGGGGCGCCGAAAAGGACGCAAGGAAGTTcttcattttttaatttaatatcgTGTGATGCGTGAATTGGAGCGGAAAATACTCCTAGCTTGCTTAGCCTGAGCTAAATTCTTGCAAAATGATTAAATCCCTGTATTCCTCTGTCTAATGCCCGTAAATTGATAAGTCACATTGAAAACcaatatttgatttaatgaCAGGCCTGACTGCATTCACAGCTCCGATTTCAAATTGTGAAACCTTTGCAAATTACCCTCGGCTGACCAGTTATTTatgattgtttattttttgtggccTATGCGAAAACCAAACAATAAATCGAAACGCtatttgattaattttaaagAAGAAACTCAGCCAAGGGCATAACTGAATTAAAGAGCAAATTCACATGGCGTTTCTGGCCATTGTTCACTGCGTAAACATTTGTAAAGTTGCTCTTTTTCAGGTGTATACACGGTGCAAACAAAACTCAACTCAACGGCTAAAAAATGGCCATAAAATAGCATTTGACAAATGACGCACTTCCTGTCAACGCACACAATCACAAACGCACACATTTGTCCCTTATCGGTAACTTGTAAAAAGAGGTCGAAACAATTGCATCGCTTTTAAACATGAATCTGCTCACATAGTTACACAGTTCAACAATATAATAATTCATtgtttgaatttatttatgagcGCAgctcaaatatttaatatgcaCAAGCGGTAGTTtgtttaaatgtaatttagtggaaaaatgaaacaaatgcGGATTTTATTCAAAGCTATTTAGTTGCTGTCCGACTGACTAACCTTTTTGTAAACGAGatcctattaaaatttaataagtaAACATAGAATACATTTTCTTACAGTTCAAAATTCTCGTTTTACGCAAGCCAGCCAATTTGTTAGCTCACTAACTTTGcagtaaaataataaaaaaaaaggcttTAATTGCATAGTTAAATTTATTGGCtatacaatttttatataataatttcaTCAGTATTGCACAGAATAATTGCAAAATTAAATGAGCTAATTAAACCATTTCCAAATGGAATAAAAAGGCTCATTTACAATTGCAATTGGATCAGTTTTAGCAACTCAGACTTAAATCCGTTTTCAACAGATACTCGACGCGACGCTTTTTCTTGGGAGGCAGTTGAAAGAATTTTGAGACAAAGTTATTCAGTTCCCTCTTTGTATGCAGTGGTGGCCACATTGTTTTATAGCACAGGATTCTAGAAAAGCCACGAAAGTCCCGGTTAAATTATGTTTTCATTTCAAACATTTAGCTTACTTCTTCAGGAAAAACTGGTCGCAGATATTGCGTTGATTGGCAATAATGTGCTCCATTTCGTGAAGGAACTGCCTGTCATATTTCGCCTTGGAGTCCAGATACCGCACATAGCAATTGAGATCGCTGGAAATAATGGTGTGTCAGGAAACATATGTAACTCAGCAAGTTTTCTTTCTTAACTGACTATTGAAAGTGCTTTATATCGTAGCTGGGATGCAAACTGGCATCGACCTCATCGTGAAACTTGATTTTGGGCTCATACCACTCGTCGAGCTCCTGGAGACGATGGAACTCATATCGGGAAGCAAGTCCTGACAAGGAAAGCAACGAAGTGCTCTTCATCCTGTTCAGGAAGTCATCCACTTTCTTAGCCTTCTCCTGGGCCTTGGCCACAAACTTCGCGTTGAGGCGATGAACTGGTACTTTTTTACCCCGCAGGATATCCCCCGCTGAGGTGTTCGATTGAATGGTTATAAGGCTCGTCGAGGacatgtttaaaatttaacacTGCTCTTGGCAAACTCGAAATTTTTGAGATATGTTAAATGGCTTATTTATGCGGGGACTACTTTGATTCGACAATAAACGCTTTAATAAATACGACGGATAGTTGTCACCGTCAACAACATTTGAGTCCTTGGGGAATTCTTATTTTAAGCCGCTGGTGTTAATAAATACACATGAAAACAGCCGAGAATATCATGGGGATTCATCAGACGATATCTGGAAAGAGGTCAGGCTGCTGCTTTTATTTACACAGCCATTCACATTGGCATTTCAAAAATCattcattaattttttaattcaaCAATCAGGCTGGTTCAAAGTGGCGTggaataaaaaccaaaaaaaatctCTGTTATAATATCACATGCAATTAATGCAGGCAATATGCATGCAATTATGCTAAAGGATATCCATTGTAAAAAACCTTTGCAAGTGAGCGCAAAATAGAGTTGCGAACTCGAAAGTTCCCAGTGGAACCAATTATGATGTCCATAAAAACATGAACAACTAACAGGACCCTATTCCAACTTCCATTAACTTATTTGTACATTTATTAGTGGCCCTCCTTATAATCTATGAGGAGTAGTGCGACTGCTAATCTACCCACATTTGCACCCATTATCCAGGTGTGGTCGAAAATTAAGCTCAAAAAGATTCCACACATTTGCGCGCCATTAAACATGCATTCGcgcatttaatttcattttttgaaCCGCCCGAGTTGACGAAACAGAGCCATCAGCCGGACCACAAGAGTGGCCCAGTGAAGGGGGAATAGGAGCTGCCGCCGACAGGAGAGTTGGCCAATGTTTGCCCAGCAAAAACATGGCCCAAAACGCTGGGTCTATTAAGAGCACATTTGACCAAAGTCGGGGCTCCACTCCGGCACGTGTGCAATGAAAACAAACGAGCCCATTATTGTTACACTTTTCTTTGGCAACCGGCCGCAGAGACCATTAATGATGTGTTATGGCCTCAAGAGGCTGGCCTAGCCGATCCTTGAACTTTGCCCAGGCAGAGCCTGTGAATTGAACTCTAATTGCAGATAATGAATTGCACACATTAGGTCAACGAACAGTCGTCCGGATTGCCGCAAAGTGCCTAATGGAAATGCAATGAACTATTTATGGGCATAAGTAGCCAGCAATTGGCTGACTGAAGTTTGATCACGCAATGGGATTATTAAAGCCGAGACAGGTCGACTTCCCTTTTAAAGTGTTCATCTCATCAGCTTGTGGGTGTTTTCCCTTGGCCTTTTGGCCAACCGTCATTTTGGTCGCCACAAAATTGACAGCAGCTTTCCCACAGCGCGTAATGACAAAACAGTGACTAAAATGTTAACAACAAATCCAATTTATTTCGCCGACCGGCCGACGAAGGACATTAATTAGCAGACGGATCACGTAAAAGGTAATAAATGCAAACTCAATCTGCCAGCGGGGAAATGGCCAAATAACAGAGTGGTTGGTCAAATCTGGGCGCACAAACTAACACAATCTGCTATTAATTCCCACAAACTGCATTTAAAGATAGCGGATTTCATTTAATAGAATGTGTTCGCCGCCATTgataattttaatataaatataaatataaatataaacgtCATGCTGAAAAAGCGTTAAACAATAAACATTGACAATGGTCGATGGTCAACGAGAGTGTAAACAACAAGATTTACTGCCATATGCTAGGGGATTACGAGTGTAATTGTGCGCCACTTCGAAATGACATTGAACCAGACCTGAAAATTGATTTTGGGCCTGATGCCGAGTCCATTAAGGAAATAAGTTTGCTGAGCACTCGGaccatattttaaaattcatttgttTATTGGGCAATTATTTTACTTGGTTGCTGGCAGAGTGAAACAATTTCACTTATGCACAAGTATTTCATATTGTCACacaaattcattttcatttcgaacTCTCGCTCCGTTGTCCCCAAAATTCAGCAATCCAGACATAATCTCTGTCAAGCCCACACACTTTTGCACAGATGTTTGAGCAACTCAACTGAGACTTTAGAGATTTTGCAGCTTCCTTCATTGTTAGTGGGTCCATGGTcaagttttaatttatttgatgACTGCGAAATTGCGCACCTCTTCTCCAGTGGAGGAAGTCCCAGGATGACTTCTGTATAGTTTTGCAGGCAATTAATTTCAGCCATGGCTCCGAGCATTATTCTCCTCGAGGCCGacatattttaatttgatgAAGACCTAATAGGGTTTCGAGCATATGTTTCACTGCAAAACTTGTGAGAGGGAAAAACTTTCAATGCAAATGAGTTTGGCATATGTCACAACTGGCACGACAACTATATACGGCCATGGCGTTTCGGATGAGGATTTCTGTAAGCCAAAGACGTCGCCGCTATGAGTTCTAAGGAATCGGCCGGAATCGGGTCGAAAACAATCGTTGGAACACCGCCCCACATTCCACTGAGTCATCAGGTTAATTCAATTTGAGTTGTACGCAAATTTTGCACAAATGAAATGCACAAACTTTTGCCATTGACAGACACACACGCCAACCAAGAGCAATAAATTTCCAAAGTGTTTATGTAAACGACCCGATTGCTGTGCAGAAACAGAAAATGAAAGCCGTCGTCTGGCTGCACTTTGTCACCAGGCATGCGGAACATAATGCCGATTTTTTCGCCTGGAAAATGGCTGGGCGATAATAAATCTTCCGCTTGGAACAAATCACAGCAATTCCATTATATACACATTTAATGATGTTGCCAGCCAAAGCCGCCAAATCCGGATCCAAATCCAAAGCAACGAGCCAGAGACAATTACTTGCAGCCCGCGAGCATTTTCTACGACTTTTGCAGACAGAAAAAAGTTTGCCTATTTAAATTGGAAATACGAAGTAATCCTTCCGgaattagaaaaaaaaaacctcaaACAGAAAAGCTGAGAAAATGTATATAGAATTTAGTTAGGCAGCTAAGGTGTCAAAACAAAATACATTGCTAAACTTTAATAGACTGTTATTAATATCATATCAATGGTCTAACCTACGTGTAAAAAAGAATCCTTGGAGACAAAATGCTcagtttaaaatatatactaaacTTTTTCTAAGTGTCAGTGGTGCAAATGGCTCTTCGGTTCCTCAGTGAGTGCAGCAACATGGCCAAGTTGTTAAAATAATCACAAGAAATGGCCGACCAGTTCGGAAATTTTCCCCTGGGCAGAATAGTAGAAGCATAAGGGGTTGGCTCTCTGAGGCAAAGACAAAGTTGCAGTGCAGCCCTGCTATTgcgattatttttaattagcaaAATTTCTTTATGCATTGACAGTGGCAGAAGGGTAACGGCAAAGTCTTTCATTAATTAGAGCCACTCGCAAAGTATGCAGCTTTTTGTTGTCTTCATAATCCTGCAACACTGAAAAGGCGAAAACGGGGAGCTACACCCACATGTGGGCACCAAACTTTCACACCTGCCAAGCCTCAACGTCATCTCCTCTGCTTTATGCTTACCCATAAATCTGCCACGAAATAGAACAGCCGGCAAAACGGCAAAAAGGACGGCGACGGAGTTTTTCCCCCGGGAAAAATATTTCCACTGAAGCTGCTTATTAGCTTTGACATTCGAGTGCGATGCACTCTGGCCGAAAGGTGTTTCGCTTGATGTTTTGCAATCTACTTTTTATCATCCACATATACATCATTTTTTAGGGGCCGCATAAAACATAACGCAGAGTGAGATGGGGACAGCATAATTTATTACTCGCTACCATGcaatttttaaagttttctGCCAAGGGTAATTTTGTAATAGCAGCTCGCAGAAGGGCATGTGGAAAATGTCGTAAAAATCTGCAACTGAAGGAAAGCTCTTAtgccttaataataaaattgtatcATTAAGAAAGCAGCAagttatttgttgtttttatttattttgtttttgtatgttCAATCgttattcaaaatattatatttattctATCTTGCTAATTTGTATCGCCCACTCCAAAAAAGATATCTCCTCCAACGAACTTggtaatgggtatctgatacACGAGGAAATCGATGCTCATACTTATAAATTAATTCTAAAAATAAGTTCGAATAATTGTTAGTTTAATAAGCAGTCGATAGCACAGCTTTGTTACTACCAAATTGCTAGCATAAGTGAACTAAAAAATCTGAAGCAGTCGTTATTTTTGTCGATACCCAGGTATTGTAAAGTCCCCTCAAGCTTATAACTTCAAGCACTTATCTCTTGGCTACTTTGTCAGCAATATTTTGGGAATATGTCGTATGGAAATGCATAGTTGTCTCAAAGTTTCCGGATAAAAGTATCGTGCCTGCTGACCCCAATGAGACAAGTTATGCCCGGCCTTCAAGCTCGGCTGGAATTTTGTCCTGCCCGCACGGGCATAACGGCATAACCCAAGGCAAAGCATCGGGCAGCCAGCTAACCAAAAAATATCATAAAACTTTTCAGCTTTTCCAATTCACTAGTTGGGCTGAGAATGCGGGTCGCAGGAGATGAGAGTTACGACCATATCAAAATGGCTCGCTCACGTTGCGTTGTTGACCGCATCACGCTCCAGAGCATAAAGCAATTACAGCGCCGTGCATTGAATCCTGCCGCTCCTTCAGATACTCGAGTCCTGCTGCACGCACCTCCGACGCCACTTTGATTTATGAAATTTTCCGAGCATCAGCCCCGGCTTTTTGCACCAGCCAATGCAGCCACCTCGATGGGTTCTGGTTCGGGATTGGGTCTGGGTTTGGGTTCGGGTTCGGGCGGGGCAGATTTGATTTCCAGTCAGTCATTGACTTGACTTTACTTGACTTTGCTAACCAACTTTGTGACGCCACTGGCATGTACGGCTGCACGgaggaaaaatgaaaatgagttTAAGAGCATTCAGAGGGCTTTTTTCTAGGCATCTTAACCCATCATTACACAGCCTACAGAGTAATACACGAAAGTACTTTACATAATTGAATCGATTTTTACATTAATTATGAACTTTCATATCAATTTGAATGGGAGAGAGGAAGTTACAAAATTTGTAGACTTAAATGAAgtgtttaatatttatgaaaaacataacataGTTCAGTATAAACGAAAATACTGAAGATAGAAGCTTCATTGAAACAATCGATATGAAGAGTACTTTTTCTCCGAGTGGCCACCTGCAGTCGATTGAATGGGATCCAGTGCATGCCCCATTGCTCTGCATCTTTTTGGGGGGCACCGGAAAAGTTTCTGTTGCATTTGGCCGTTGTCTGTGCAACTCGGAAAAGTGGCTTAGACTGTCGACACAAAACTTCAGTCAGTGCCGGCTTAAATCTTGTCAATTCCAATTTTGGTCTTTTTCTTCTGTGGGCGAGAGTGTGTGCTGCTGGTTTTCCTGTATATCGCACAAGTGACACTAAAGTTTTTAGTTTTGGCTGAGAGTGCGTGACGAGTTTTTGCCATTAGCCAGAGTCGAGAAAAGTTTTTGGTTTATCGGGAGCGAGGAGAGCTGCCTGTTAATGAAGCCATAATGAGCCTTGCTGCGGAACTTGTACAAAATAATGGCCAGTCTCATAAACAAATCGAAACACAGAAAACTCCCATCCGGCGAGGCAATTTTAGAGGATTTATTTGGGT of Drosophila mauritiana strain mau12 chromosome 3R, ASM438214v1, whole genome shotgun sequence contains these proteins:
- the LOC117144235 gene encoding uncharacterized protein LOC117144235, translated to MSSTSLITIQSNTSAGDILRGKKVPVHRLNAKFVAKAQEKAKKVDDFLNRMKSTSLLSLSGLASRYEFHRLQELDEWYEPKIKFHDEVDASLHPSYDIKHFQYDLNCYVRYLDSKAKYDRQFLHEMEHIIANQRNICDQFFLKKILCYKTMWPPLHTKRELNNFVSKFFQLPPKKKRRVEYLLKTDLSLSC